One Rossellomorea aquimaris DNA window includes the following coding sequences:
- a CDS encoding SMI1/KNR4 family protein, with the protein MEFKDGSIIYPLPDDTLLFEKESKWRIKLPDSYKEFIKKYNGGIPIKDSFKCNNHMYAIDRFLCTLQVTGEREDEYYDIGVVRTQLEERIVFDEDLVGTELLPIAVLFAGDFVCLDYSKNGEEPTVCVWNHEESSDLNPVTYMINSSFEGFLNMLTE; encoded by the coding sequence ATGGAATTCAAGGATGGATCAATTATATATCCCTTGCCGGATGATACATTATTATTTGAAAAAGAAAGCAAGTGGAGAATAAAATTACCAGATTCATATAAAGAATTTATAAAAAAATACAATGGTGGTATTCCTATAAAGGATAGTTTTAAGTGTAATAACCATATGTATGCGATTGATAGGTTTTTATGTACTTTGCAAGTAACTGGGGAAAGAGAAGATGAGTATTACGATATAGGAGTAGTTCGAACGCAATTGGAAGAAAGAATTGTGTTTGATGAAGATTTAGTAGGTACTGAACTCTTACCGATAGCTGTATTATTTGCAGGTGATTTTGTATGCTTAGACTACAGTAAAAATGGTGAAGAGCCTACAGTTTGCGTGTGGAATCATGAAGAGTCTTCAGATTTGAATCCCGTAACATATATGATCAATAGTAGCTTCGAAGGATTTCTAAATATGTTAACAGAATAG
- a CDS encoding YwqI/YxiC family protein, with translation MHTEIQIQYSETERALSKLRQTIDAWNTTFPKHIGGANELEVIHKLNELNEQCQKMLESYQQLLMENQSATQLSVEGMEDADRTLSSTMALSR, from the coding sequence ATGCACACTGAAATCCAGATTCAGTACTCAGAGACGGAAAGGGCGCTCTCCAAGCTTCGTCAGACGATTGACGCCTGGAATACAACGTTCCCTAAGCATATTGGCGGGGCGAACGAACTGGAGGTCATCCACAAGCTGAATGAACTCAATGAGCAATGCCAGAAGATGCTTGAGAGCTATCAGCAGCTTTTGATGGAAAACCAGTCGGCCACGCAACTTTCCGTAGAAGGCATGGAAGATGCCGATCGTACTCTTTCTTCTACCATGGCCTTGAGCCGGTAA
- a CDS encoding HNH/ENDO VII family nuclease has translation MWCHLGGSFRNDPILRKQYDNFRSKYWRWRAKQIDKSEL, from the coding sequence ATATGGTGCCACCTTGGTGGGAGTTTTAGAAACGACCCCATTTTAAGAAAGCAATACGACAATTTTAGAAGTAAATATTGGAGATGGAGAGCTAAGCAGATAGATAAAAGTGAATTGTAA
- a CDS encoding helix-turn-helix transcriptional regulator has protein sequence MAKEENKPFSELLGKLLKRRRIEMDMTQAEFAWITKMSEEGYGRIERGESIPTSLTLSRIHNNTGISIDRIFQEIDIIEKANKPKE, from the coding sequence TTGGCAAAAGAAGAAAATAAACCTTTTTCAGAATTATTGGGAAAGCTACTGAAGAGAAGAAGAATTGAAATGGATATGACCCAGGCCGAGTTTGCCTGGATCACTAAAATGTCTGAAGAAGGCTACGGAAGGATCGAGAGAGGAGAAAGTATTCCTACCTCACTAACACTAAGCAGAATACATAATAATACAGGAATAAGTATTGACCGGATTTTTCAGGAAATTGATATAATAGAGAAAGCAAATAAGCCAAAAGAATGA
- a CDS encoding class II aldolase/adducin family protein, with amino-acid sequence MDQSVDKKIKDAIWVAQSLFQRGKATGSVANLSFLHEGKMYVTATGTCFGTLKHEEFAILDMDGRQYGDIKPSKEWPLHLSVYKAKPDAGAVLHVHSTYSVLWSCLPGLNESDCMPDHTPYLKMKLGTVGLIPYEHPGSRELFRVFEKRVHASDGWLLSHHGPVVPGKGIMEAFFALEELEESAHIAWELRKVNTE; translated from the coding sequence ATGGATCAATCAGTAGATAAGAAGATAAAGGATGCCATTTGGGTGGCCCAAAGTCTCTTTCAACGCGGGAAAGCAACGGGGAGTGTTGCAAACCTAAGTTTTCTCCACGAGGGCAAAATGTATGTGACGGCTACGGGAACTTGCTTTGGAACTCTTAAACACGAGGAGTTTGCTATACTGGACATGGATGGAAGGCAATATGGTGACATAAAACCAAGCAAAGAATGGCCATTACATTTGTCGGTATACAAAGCAAAGCCTGATGCTGGGGCAGTTCTTCATGTTCACAGCACGTATAGTGTGCTGTGGAGTTGCCTGCCTGGCCTGAATGAATCGGATTGCATGCCGGACCATACTCCATATTTGAAAATGAAACTCGGAACAGTCGGTTTAATTCCTTATGAACATCCGGGCAGTCGAGAATTGTTTCGCGTGTTTGAGAAACGCGTACATGCAAGTGATGGATGGCTGTTGAGCCATCATGGCCCAGTAGTACCCGGAAAAGGTATCATGGAAGCATTTTTTGCATTAGAAGAATTAGAGGAAAGTGCGCATATTGCCTGGGAGCTTCGGAAAGTTAATACAGAGTGA
- the otnK gene encoding 3-oxo-tetronate kinase, which translates to MRFGVIADDFTGGSDIASFFVKGGLSTVLYSGVPEMDEIPKAEVCVIALKTRTQNPNGAVKDSLEAIAWLKGQGAQQFYIKYCSTFDSTPEGNIGPICDAVLEELDVPYTILCPALPVNGRVVKNGCLYVNGVPLHESPMKDHPLTPMRDCDLVRLMDAQSKFPSVKMPGDLDKEEVNEWMTGIAAQHKDSHFYIIPDYEKEEDAEKLVELFGELKLITGGSGLAYPLAKMHKEQADADDFERSDSPALLLAGSCSEATRNQIAEYQQSGGKTYFMDPLKLISGEESVEKIWNVISQNKEESILVYSSDTPEKVRDIQQKGKEEVAGRLEKATADLAELAVEAGFHRIIVAGGETSGAVAKRLGYNGYHIGDSISPGVPTMIPIEDKRIRMVFKSGNFGQSDFFLQALSLT; encoded by the coding sequence TTGCGCTTTGGTGTGATTGCAGATGACTTTACCGGGGGGAGTGACATCGCTTCTTTCTTTGTGAAAGGCGGACTTAGTACCGTTTTATACTCTGGAGTACCTGAAATGGATGAGATTCCTAAGGCAGAGGTATGTGTCATTGCCTTGAAAACACGGACTCAAAACCCAAATGGCGCTGTCAAAGACTCCCTCGAGGCGATCGCCTGGTTAAAAGGGCAAGGGGCACAACAGTTTTATATTAAATATTGCTCTACATTCGATTCTACACCTGAAGGGAATATCGGCCCGATATGTGACGCCGTATTGGAAGAGCTCGACGTTCCTTATACGATTCTATGTCCTGCCCTTCCGGTCAATGGACGGGTTGTGAAAAATGGATGTTTATATGTAAATGGGGTTCCATTGCATGAAAGCCCAATGAAAGATCATCCTCTTACGCCCATGCGGGATTGTGATCTGGTTCGTTTAATGGACGCTCAGAGCAAATTTCCCAGTGTGAAAATGCCCGGCGATTTAGACAAGGAAGAAGTAAATGAATGGATGACAGGAATAGCCGCACAACATAAGGATTCGCATTTTTATATCATACCGGATTACGAGAAAGAAGAAGACGCGGAAAAGCTGGTAGAGTTATTTGGAGAACTCAAACTGATTACAGGAGGAAGTGGTCTTGCCTATCCATTGGCGAAAATGCATAAGGAACAAGCGGATGCGGATGACTTTGAGCGATCGGATTCACCTGCGTTACTGTTAGCAGGGAGCTGCAGTGAAGCGACTCGAAACCAGATTGCAGAATATCAACAATCAGGTGGAAAAACCTATTTTATGGATCCTCTTAAATTGATTTCAGGGGAAGAATCGGTCGAGAAGATTTGGAATGTGATTTCTCAAAACAAAGAAGAATCCATCCTGGTATACAGCAGTGACACACCTGAAAAAGTGCGGGATATTCAACAAAAAGGCAAAGAAGAAGTGGCCGGAAGATTAGAAAAAGCCACCGCAGATCTGGCAGAACTGGCTGTTGAAGCCGGGTTTCACAGAATCATCGTGGCAGGCGGAGAAACGAGTGGGGCGGTGGCCAAAAGGCTTGGGTACAATGGATATCATATTGGAGATAGTATTTCACCAGGAGTACCTACTATGATCCCAATAGAAGATAAACGTATTCGGATGGTGTTTAAAAGCGGAAACTTTGGACAATCGGACTTTTTCCTTCAAGCCTTATCTTTAACATAA
- a CDS encoding nuclease-related domain-containing protein: protein MLLFLNFLKKKIESKPKPTTSTSPPTPKRTNGKIAARKGELGEYKIDIQLDQLPKNYRHLSDLLIPNSKAKSDYSQIDHVVITPYAIFVIETKNYQGTIYGGKNRNTWLVNGKFKMMNPFVQNYGHMKALSSLIDEKYQNLFVSMVSFTKRSTFKVDPDYRKIASNELIVYDIELSEFIHRKESVLKIQHKEPLLNESDILTINQAIVNANIPDLTVREEHKRALNNSEKKTSSSSTCEVCNKSVSDKVRAYCLSNPTFKGKIYCYEHQKSVGK from the coding sequence ATGCTATTATTCCTAAACTTTTTAAAGAAGAAGATTGAGTCCAAACCAAAACCAACTACTAGTACTTCACCACCAACACCAAAAAGAACCAATGGAAAAATTGCTGCAAGAAAAGGAGAACTCGGAGAATACAAAATTGATATCCAACTAGATCAACTGCCTAAGAATTACCGCCACCTAAGCGATCTCCTCATTCCCAACTCAAAAGCGAAGTCCGACTATTCTCAAATTGATCATGTGGTAATCACTCCTTACGCAATCTTTGTCATTGAGACAAAAAACTATCAGGGTACCATATATGGCGGGAAAAATCGGAACACGTGGCTGGTCAATGGGAAGTTCAAAATGATGAATCCTTTTGTACAAAACTATGGGCACATGAAAGCACTCTCTTCACTGATCGATGAGAAGTACCAAAACCTCTTTGTTTCCATGGTTTCATTTACTAAGCGCTCTACATTTAAAGTAGACCCTGATTACCGGAAAATCGCTTCTAACGAACTGATTGTGTATGACATAGAGTTGTCCGAATTTATCCATCGGAAAGAATCGGTGTTGAAGATCCAGCATAAAGAACCTCTTTTAAATGAGAGTGATATCTTGACCATTAATCAAGCCATCGTTAATGCCAATATCCCTGACCTAACCGTTAGAGAAGAGCATAAACGAGCATTGAATAACTCTGAAAAGAAGACCAGTTCCTCCTCTACATGTGAGGTTTGCAATAAATCTGTTTCAGATAAGGTTAGGGCTTATTGTTTATCGAATCCTACTTTTAAAGGGAAGATCTATTGTTATGAACATCAGAAGAGTGTTGGAAAATAG
- a CDS encoding alpha/beta fold hydrolase, which yields MNVYLIHGLMGTGEMHFKEQLGSLREDFTVIPIDLPGHGQNSCDADDPFFEHTFEWLINELRKREPGILIGLSMGASFALHAAIR from the coding sequence ATGAATGTTTATTTGATTCATGGTTTAATGGGAACGGGAGAAATGCATTTTAAGGAGCAATTAGGTTCGTTACGTGAGGATTTCACTGTTATTCCAATTGATTTGCCGGGACACGGTCAGAATAGCTGTGATGCTGATGACCCCTTCTTCGAGCATACTTTTGAATGGCTTATAAATGAACTCAGGAAAAGAGAGCCTGGTATCTTGATTGGACTTTCAATGGGAGCAAGTTTTGCCCTGCATGCAGCAATCAGATAG
- a CDS encoding T6SS immunity protein Tdi1 domain-containing protein gives MGIYLGTIFSDFIKNETIGEDVIIKYKDILPGELIETWKRYGYGTFLNGFIKVINPDEYLDILERSYLRCEQAIPIFATAMGDLIVWEKGMYANLINYRKGYVNVVSSGFEFFFDDLKDPDFMNDELMWQPYPDAIRTFSAPDFDDCFGYTPLLGLGGNEKVENLRKVKLKEHILVITEFRGPVQ, from the coding sequence ATGGGTATTTATTTGGGCACTATATTTAGCGATTTTATAAAAAATGAAACAATTGGTGAAGATGTTATTATAAAATACAAGGATATACTTCCTGGAGAATTAATAGAAACTTGGAAAAGGTATGGTTATGGTACTTTCCTAAATGGCTTTATAAAGGTTATTAATCCAGACGAGTATTTGGATATTTTAGAGAGAAGCTATTTAAGGTGTGAGCAGGCGATTCCCATTTTTGCAACAGCAATGGGTGATCTTATAGTGTGGGAAAAGGGTATGTATGCTAATTTAATTAACTATCGAAAAGGATATGTTAATGTTGTTTCATCCGGGTTTGAATTCTTTTTTGACGACTTAAAAGATCCAGACTTCATGAATGATGAATTAATGTGGCAGCCTTATCCCGATGCGATTAGAACATTCAGTGCCCCTGACTTTGATGACTGCTTCGGATACACTCCTTTATTAGGATTGGGTGGAAATGAAAAAGTAGAAAACTTAAGAAAAGTGAAATTGAAGGAACATATTCTTGTTATTACTGAGTTTAGGGGACCAGTTCAGTAA
- a CDS encoding T7SS effector LXG polymorphic toxin, translated as MKILDVDGFQHGIKEIEETLSSQRDQVEQIERAVQDVVNLDDAFKGEGGNAIRDFYRSQHLPMLEQYQLFLSDYQSIIRQMKEALDHVEPSPDGFMRQSFLDNEVEEGLHRARQITVELTEEANATIRSVSDIVSVPRIQDWSFLQQVTHAQEEKERSLRKLHEFDHTQTATLSSLEEQVHTMTQQIARLQTVFQKGKLGIIEKKAHQEDSSFLSKLSEFTSVMAKNKLSEFLGTVEGALFAIVDIVNDLVDTLIALFTDPIGFFKGIIHTVLHPIDTAKYIWKDLKQSFEEEVVNGDVRSRARYFSYAGTYITASIFGAKGVDKVGKMGKTGKKSSRTDVPYNVMTTAKIKYFIHDGVKSTFGKVEDIAHQLLSSRTGKTALGLNSFSGHLKELFRKTKHVLNPGKVKAVMEKTYQKVVAGPVSRVAESEAFSRMGKVLLNEDGHVVLYGKEKGRRVGNEGIVKSKEVKTNLRNIDDFISGNKKFDEVIEDYAKVYKKHVDLNKPWSWDDTIPGGDSLSSAQKRKIKEMAIEKGHIPEIKVTKVAGMRYGFADFARAGVVEETVQLPEVFWKLSDKEQFKWLDEQISGTRKGMTWHHTEVPSRMELVPFGIHNITPHNGGRTKGMWADAPR; from the coding sequence ATGAAAATACTGGATGTTGACGGCTTTCAACATGGAATAAAGGAGATAGAGGAAACCCTGTCTTCCCAGAGAGATCAGGTAGAGCAGATTGAAAGAGCCGTTCAGGACGTGGTCAATCTGGATGATGCGTTTAAGGGGGAGGGAGGGAATGCGATCCGGGATTTCTACCGGAGTCAGCACCTTCCCATGTTGGAACAGTACCAATTGTTTTTATCCGACTATCAATCCATCATCAGACAGATGAAGGAGGCTCTTGATCACGTGGAGCCATCGCCTGACGGGTTTATGAGGCAGAGCTTTCTGGACAACGAAGTAGAAGAAGGTCTTCACCGGGCACGGCAGATAACGGTGGAACTGACGGAGGAAGCCAATGCTACCATCAGAAGTGTATCAGACATCGTATCGGTGCCAAGAATCCAGGACTGGTCCTTTTTACAGCAGGTGACCCATGCCCAGGAGGAAAAAGAACGCAGCCTCCGAAAGCTGCATGAGTTTGATCATACTCAAACGGCTACGCTTTCTTCCCTTGAAGAACAGGTCCACACGATGACGCAGCAAATCGCTCGGCTCCAAACTGTTTTTCAAAAAGGAAAGCTTGGTATAATAGAGAAGAAGGCTCATCAGGAAGACTCATCGTTTTTATCCAAACTATCCGAGTTTACATCGGTCATGGCCAAAAATAAATTATCCGAGTTTCTTGGGACCGTGGAAGGAGCTCTTTTTGCGATTGTGGATATCGTCAACGATCTCGTTGACACGCTCATCGCCCTGTTCACCGATCCCATCGGATTCTTCAAAGGCATCATTCATACCGTCCTTCACCCCATCGACACGGCGAAGTACATATGGAAGGACCTGAAACAATCCTTTGAAGAAGAAGTCGTCAACGGAGACGTGCGAAGCCGTGCGAGATACTTTTCCTACGCGGGAACCTATATCACCGCGAGCATCTTCGGAGCGAAAGGCGTAGACAAAGTCGGTAAGATGGGGAAAACCGGCAAAAAGAGCTCCAGGACCGACGTTCCCTACAACGTCATGACGACAGCCAAAATCAAATACTTCATCCACGACGGAGTCAAAAGCACCTTTGGAAAAGTGGAAGATATCGCCCATCAACTGCTTTCTTCCCGAACCGGAAAAACGGCACTGGGGTTGAATTCTTTTTCTGGACATCTTAAAGAGCTATTCCGGAAGACCAAACATGTCTTGAATCCAGGGAAAGTGAAAGCGGTGATGGAGAAGACGTATCAAAAGGTAGTGGCCGGTCCGGTTTCGAGGGTTGCGGAGTCCGAGGCTTTCTCCAGGATGGGGAAGGTGTTGTTGAATGAGGATGGGCATGTGGTGCTATATGGGAAGGAGAAGGGTCGAAGGGTTGGAAATGAGGGTATAGTTAAAAGTAAGGAAGTCAAAACAAATTTAAGAAATATTGATGATTTTATTAGTGGTAATAAGAAATTTGATGAAGTAATTGAAGACTACGCAAAAGTATATAAAAAACATGTAGACTTAAACAAACCTTGGTCATGGGACGACACCATTCCCGGTGGAGATAGTTTATCTTCTGCTCAAAAACGAAAGATTAAAGAAATGGCTATAGAAAAAGGGCACATTCCTGAAATAAAGGTTACAAAAGTAGCTGGAATGAGATACGGATTTGCTGACTTCGCAAGAGCAGGTGTTGTAGAAGAAACTGTACAATTACCAGAAGTGTTTTGGAAGTTATCGGACAAAGAACAGTTTAAGTGGTTGGATGAACAAATAAGCGGTACAAGAAAAGGAATGACATGGCATCATACAGAAGTTCCTAGTAGAATGGAGTTAGTTCCCTTTGGTATTCACAATATTACACCTCATAATGGAGGAAGAACAAAAGGAATGTGGGCAGACGCTCCTAGGTAA
- a CDS encoding SMI1/KNR4 family protein, with protein MNKEELTNFVNEHKEPDDFTGGVDEIQIHSIENELGVELPNSFKWFLTTYGSGGLFGVDILGVAKSNRTPVVGSTKRYRELGMEKELVVIEDAGEYVYCLNTSEMENNECPVIVWNRTGGLDDFNTAKNFYGFLSQRLLNAKEAWEEDF; from the coding sequence ATGAATAAAGAGGAATTAACAAACTTTGTTAATGAGCATAAGGAACCAGATGACTTTACAGGCGGAGTAGATGAAATTCAAATTCATTCTATTGAAAATGAGTTAGGGGTGGAATTACCAAATAGTTTCAAGTGGTTTTTAACTACTTATGGTTCTGGTGGGCTATTTGGTGTTGATATTTTAGGAGTGGCTAAGTCAAATAGAACTCCTGTGGTTGGGAGTACTAAGAGATATAGAGAGTTAGGAATGGAAAAGGAACTAGTAGTTATTGAAGATGCTGGAGAATATGTTTATTGTCTTAATACGAGTGAAATGGAAAATAATGAGTGCCCGGTAATAGTGTGGAATAGGACAGGCGGGCTTGATGATTTCAATACGGCAAAGAATTTTTATGGGTTTTTATCACAAAGGTTACTGAACGCAAAAGAAGCATGGGAAGAAGATTTTTGA
- a CDS encoding alpha/beta hydrolase: MTKGIVLTGYVPSIPEGMHAIMKRQYHFLHNIKAEAPEVAKDYLLLHGPRWETTLHRVVKCFTYHYPAVYDDQIKKLTIPTLLVNGGNEKHEVDSVHHLSSLNNLITPGIIPDCGHLANMENPLMFNRMTLEFISGIA; the protein is encoded by the coding sequence TTGACAAAAGGCATTGTCCTGACAGGCTATGTTCCAAGCATCCCCGAAGGAATGCACGCGATTATGAAAAGACAATATCATTTTTTACATAACATCAAAGCAGAAGCACCTGAAGTAGCGAAGGACTATCTTCTTCTCCATGGCCCCCGTTGGGAAACCACGTTACACAGGGTGGTGAAATGTTTTACTTATCATTATCCGGCAGTATATGATGACCAAATAAAGAAGTTAACTATCCCTACACTACTAGTCAACGGCGGAAACGAAAAACATGAAGTGGATTCGGTCCACCATCTATCATCGTTGAACAACCTTATCACACCAGGAATCATTCCAGACTGCGGGCACTTAGCCAATATGGAAAACCCTTTGATGTTTAATCGAATGACACTGGAGTTTATTAGTGGTATTGCGTAG
- a CDS encoding NAD(P)-dependent oxidoreductase, translated as MKVSFIGLGVMGTGMAFNLAKGEKEGEYDYLVCDANPQALEEFNAQGIKTTTNILETADSDYLFLCLPDLEIVKKVVVGENGLLKYMKQGQTIVDFSTISYLGAVEVAETCRENGIEYMDCPISGHPRTTVEGTLTIMCGGNEELFHTLKPMLDRMGKQILYMGDNGAGQLTKMINNCVLNICCASFSELLPVGVKLGLDPEKLGDVLMTATGSSFASKTLIPKVLEGDFEHSFSLERAYKDMESMNEVLMKYQIPLPTLSGTMQTYQLALQNGQGDFYKHAMICYFEDLLGVKVRNKSFQEAEAELVK; from the coding sequence TAAGTTTTATTGGATTAGGCGTCATGGGTACAGGTATGGCATTCAATCTGGCAAAAGGTGAAAAAGAAGGTGAGTATGATTATCTTGTGTGTGATGCCAATCCACAGGCATTAGAAGAATTCAATGCACAAGGGATTAAAACCACAACGAATATCTTGGAGACAGCAGATAGTGATTATCTATTTCTTTGTCTGCCAGACTTAGAGATTGTAAAAAAGGTTGTAGTAGGGGAAAACGGCTTACTGAAATATATGAAGCAGGGTCAGACCATTGTCGACTTTAGCACCATCAGTTATTTAGGAGCAGTAGAAGTCGCAGAAACCTGCAGGGAGAATGGTATCGAATATATGGATTGCCCCATTTCGGGTCATCCCAGAACAACGGTCGAAGGAACACTTACGATCATGTGCGGCGGGAACGAAGAACTATTTCACACATTAAAACCTATGCTTGACCGGATGGGGAAACAGATCCTCTACATGGGTGACAACGGGGCTGGGCAGCTGACGAAAATGATTAATAACTGTGTATTAAATATTTGTTGTGCAAGCTTCAGTGAATTATTACCCGTCGGCGTGAAACTTGGTTTGGATCCAGAGAAACTCGGTGATGTATTAATGACGGCAACCGGATCAAGTTTTGCTTCAAAAACATTGATTCCTAAGGTGTTAGAAGGGGATTTTGAACATAGTTTTTCACTTGAAAGAGCCTATAAAGACATGGAAAGTATGAATGAAGTGTTAATGAAATACCAAATTCCACTGCCAACGTTGAGTGGAACGATGCAAACGTATCAACTGGCATTACAAAACGGACAAGGTGATTTCTACAAGCATGCCATGATTTGTTATTTTGAAGATTTGTTGGGTGTAAAGGTACGGAATAAGAGCTTTCAAGAAGCAGAAGCTGAATTGGTAAAGTAG
- a CDS encoding HNH endonuclease has product MPTPITIRKNEQLLYEATNIQEAAGYLADHLNIKKSKCYDPIERGYVYNVPYHSEGDEHRFIAPPEIATNRRQELEDRDHKNARRIWLVPANPNEYDLERAFVQFEYLDWKRSYNYENGDILFLYVSGSVKKVRYKVEVIEGLVQTDDTIYDQSFWVDQEKYDQSIGGDKTRVRLVDVVDTDGLSLYRLREHGLKGNIQGSMKLTGELRDYIMSFFQKDLSAEVYPEEVPERWEGERRTITVNSYERNPLARKQCINHYGAECQICKMNFENTYGEVGSEFIHVHHITPLHEIQKGYQVNPIVELIPVCPNCHAMLHRKENGVYLTVEELRERLKMKICTP; this is encoded by the coding sequence ATGCCCACTCCCATCACCATCCGCAAAAATGAGCAATTATTATACGAAGCTACCAATATTCAAGAAGCTGCAGGCTACCTTGCTGATCATCTCAATATAAAGAAGTCAAAATGCTATGATCCCATCGAGAGAGGATATGTGTACAATGTTCCCTACCATTCCGAAGGGGACGAGCATCGTTTTATAGCGCCACCAGAGATAGCTACTAATCGTCGCCAGGAATTAGAAGATAGGGACCATAAGAATGCCCGCCGTATCTGGTTGGTGCCGGCGAATCCAAACGAATATGACTTGGAAAGGGCATTCGTCCAATTTGAATACCTTGACTGGAAACGTTCCTATAACTATGAAAATGGAGATATCTTATTTTTGTATGTTTCAGGTAGTGTCAAAAAGGTCAGGTATAAGGTGGAAGTTATAGAGGGATTGGTTCAAACGGATGATACCATTTATGATCAGTCGTTTTGGGTAGATCAAGAGAAGTATGATCAATCCATTGGTGGAGACAAGACGCGTGTCCGCTTAGTGGATGTGGTTGATACGGATGGTTTATCACTTTATCGATTAAGGGAGCATGGGTTGAAAGGGAATATCCAGGGCTCCATGAAACTTACCGGTGAGCTCCGTGACTACATCATGTCGTTCTTTCAGAAGGATTTGTCAGCTGAGGTTTATCCTGAGGAAGTACCAGAAAGGTGGGAAGGGGAGCGTAGAACGATTACTGTTAATTCATATGAACGCAATCCACTTGCTCGTAAGCAATGCATAAATCATTATGGTGCCGAGTGCCAGATATGTAAGATGAATTTCGAAAATACATATGGTGAAGTGGGGAGTGAATTCATCCACGTCCACCACATAACACCCCTACATGAAATTCAGAAGGGCTATCAGGTGAATCCGATAGTGGAACTTATACCTGTGTGTCCAAATTGTCATGCGATGCTTCATAGGAAAGAGAATGGAGTGTATTTAACGGTAGAGGAATTGAGAGAGCGCCTCAAAATGAAAATATGCACTCCATAA
- a CDS encoding nucleoside triphosphate pyrophosphohydrolase, with translation MPTYNKLVRDKIPQIIESKGKEFSTKILNDEDYIKYLKEKAYEELDEYCTAETDGEAVEELADLLEVVRALSKRHGSTIEEVEAVRKDKAKKRGGFQEKVFLIEVKN, from the coding sequence ATGCCGACCTACAACAAGTTAGTACGGGATAAAATCCCACAGATCATTGAAAGTAAAGGTAAGGAGTTTTCAACAAAGATCCTAAACGATGAAGACTACATAAAGTATTTGAAAGAAAAAGCTTATGAGGAACTTGATGAGTACTGTACGGCTGAAACGGATGGAGAAGCTGTGGAAGAGCTTGCTGATCTCTTGGAGGTTGTCAGGGCTTTGTCTAAGCGGCATGGATCTACTATTGAAGAAGTAGAAGCAGTACGGAAAGATAAGGCTAAGAAACGTGGGGGATTTCAGGAGAAGGTGTTCCTGATTGAGGTAAAGAATTGA